The proteins below are encoded in one region of Lonchura striata isolate bLonStr1 chromosome 1, bLonStr1.mat, whole genome shotgun sequence:
- the LOC110479532 gene encoding myosin-7 isoform X2 has protein sequence MADAVLAALGAAAPFLRPGERERLAAQTRPFDPRSECFIPHPREEFVRGRVTGRQGGEATVQTELGETVTVKEADIHQQNPPKFDKIEDMAMLTFLHEPAVLYNLKERYASWLIYTYSGLFCVTVNPYKWLPVYNAEVVAAYRGKKRSEAPPHIFSISDNAYQNMLTDRENQSILITGESGAGKTVNTKRVIQYFASIAAIGDRKKEATNSSKGTLEDQIIQANPALEAFGNAKTLRNDNSSRFGKFIRIHFGATGKLASADIETYLLEKSRVIFQLKAERNYHIFYQILSNKKPELLEMLLITNNPYDYSYVSQGEVTVASIDDSEELLATDSAFDVLGFTAEEKAGVYKLTGAIMHFGNMKFKQKQREEQAEPDGTEDADKSAYLMGLNSADLLKGLCHPRVKVGNEYVTKGQNVQQVYYSIGALAKAVYEKMFNWMVVRINNSLDTKQPRQYFIGVLDIAGFEIFDFNSFEQLCINFTNEKLQQFFNHHMFVLEQEEYKKEGIEWEFIDFGMDLQACIDLIEKPMGIMSILEEECMFPKASDMTFKAKLFDNHLGKSANFGKPRNVKGKPEAHFSLVHYAGTVDYNIIGWLEKNKDPLNETVVGLYQKSALKLLANLFSNYAGADAGGDGGKGKGAKKKGSSFQTVSALHRENLNKLMANLKTTHPHFVRCIIPNERKEPGVMDNPLVMHQLRCNGVLEGIRICRKGFPNRILYGDFRQRYRILNPAAIPEGQFIDSRKGAEKLLGSIDIDHNQYKFGHTKVFFKAGLLGLLEEMRDERLSRIITRIQAQARGQLMRIEFKKILERRDSLLVIQWNIRAFMGVKNWPWMKLYFKIKPLLKSAETEKEMQNMKEEFGRLKEALEKSETRRKELEEKMVSMLQEKNDLQLQVQAEQDNLNDAEERCDQLIKNKIQLEAKVKELTERLEDEEEMNAELTARKRKLEDECSELKKDIDDLELTLAKVEKEKHATENKVKNLTEEMAGLDETIAKLTKEKKALQESHQQTLDDLQAEEDKVNTLTKAKLKMEQQVDDLEGSLEQEKKVRMDLERAKRKLEGDLKLTQENIMDLENDKQQLEEKLKKKEFEINQQNSKVEDEQALALQLQKKLKELQARIEELEEELEAERTGRAKVEKLRSDLSRELEEISERLEEAGGATSVQIELNKKREAEFQKMRRDLEEATLQHEATAAALRKKHADSVAELSEQIDNLQRVKQKLEKEKSDLKLELDDLSSNMEQLIKAKVGMEKISRTMEDQAAEHRAKLEETQRVLNDTSTQRAKLQTENGELSRQLEEKEALISQLTRGKQSYTQQMEDLKRQLEEEMKAKNALAHALQSARHDCDLLREQYEEETEAKAELQRSLSKANSEVAQWRTKYETDAIQRTEELEEAKKKLAQRLQEAEEAVEAVNAKCSSLEKTKHRLQNEIEDLMADVERSNAAAAALDKKQRNFDKILSEWKQKFEESQMELEASQKEARSLSTELFKLKNAYEESLEHLETFKRENKNLQEEISDLTEQLGGSHKTIHELEKVRKQLDAEKLELQAALEEAEASLEHEEGKILRAQLEFNQVKADYERKLAEKDEEMEQAKRNHLRVVDSLQTSLDAETRSRNEALRLKKKMEGDLNEMEIQLSHANRVAAEAQSHLKGAQAHLKDTQLQLDDVVRANEDLKENIAIVERRNNLLQSELEEMQAVVEQTERARKLAEQELIEASERVQLLHSQNTSLINQKKKMEADISQLQTEVEEAIQECRNAEEKAKKAITDAAMMAEELKKEQDTSAHLERMKKNMEQTIKDLQMRLDEAEQLALKGGKKQLQKLEARVRELENELEAEQKRNAESIKGLRKSERRVKELSYQTEEDRKNMVRLQDLVDKLQLKVKAYKRQAEEAEEQANTNLAKFRKAQHELDEAEERADIAESQVNKLRAKSRDIGAKGLNEE, from the exons ATGGCggatgcagtgctggcagcGCTGGGGGCGGCAGCCCCCTTCCTGCGGCCAGGGGAGCGGGAGCGGCTGGCAGCGCAGACCAGACCCTTCGACCCCCGTAGCGAGTGCTTCATCCCCCACCCTCGGGAGGAGTTCGTTCGGGGACGGGTGACAGGGCGGCAAGGAGGGGAGGCCACCGTCCAGACTGAGCTGGGAGAG ACGGTGACAGTGAAGGAAGCTGACATTCACCAGCAGAACCCCCCCAAATTTGACAAGATTGAGGACATGGCGATGCTGACCTTCCTCCATGAACCTGCTGTCCTCTACAACCTCAAGGAGCGCTATGCCTCTTGGTTGATCTAT ACCTACTCAGGGCTCTTCTGTGTGACTGTCAACCCCTATAAGTGGTTGCCTGTCTACAATGCCGAGGTGGTGGCTGCCTACCGGGGAAAGAAGCGGAGTGAAGCTCCACCCCACATCTTCTCCATCTCTGACAATGCCTACCAGAACATGCTGACAG ACCGAGAGAACCAGTCCATCCTCATCAC CGGAGAATCCGGGGCGGGGAAGACAGTCAATACCAAGAGAGTCATCCAATACTTTGCCAGCATTGCTGCCATTGGCGACCGCAAGAAGGAGGCGACAAATAGCAGCAAA GGCACCCTGGAGGACCAGATCATCCAGGCCAACCCTGCCTTGGAAGCCTTCGGCAATGCCAAGACCCTCCGCAATGACAACTCCTCCCGATTT GGGAAGTTCATCCGGATCCATTTTGGGGCCACCGGGAAGTTGGCATCAGCTGACATTGAGACCT ACCTCCTGGAGAAATCCCGTGTAATTTTCCAGCTGAAGGCTGAGAGGAACTACCACATCTTTTATCAGATCCTCTCCAACAAgaagccagagctgctgg AGATGCTTCTCATCACGAACAACCCCTATGACTACAGTTATGTCTCCCAAGGAGAGGTGACTGTGGCATCCATCGATGACTCTGAAGAGCTGTTGGCAACTGAC AGTGCTTTTGATGTCCTGGGCTTCACGGCTGAGGAGAAGGCTGGTGTCTACAAGCTGACAGGCGCCATCATGCACTTTGGCAACATGAAGTTCAAGCAGAAGCAACGGGAAGAGCAGGCAGAACCAGATGGTACTGAAG atgctgacAAATCAGCGTACTTGATGGGGCTGAACTCAGCTGATCTTCTCAAGGGGTTGTGTCACCCCCGGGTGAAGGTGGGCAACGAATATGTCACCAAGGGGCAGAATGTCCAGCAGGTGTACTACTCCATTGGGGCCTTGGCCAAAGCTGTATATGAGAAGATGTTCaactggatggtggtgaggatCAACAACTCCCTGGACACCAAGCAGCCAAGGCAGTACTTCATTGGTGTGCTGGACATCGCTGGATTTGAAATCTTTGAT TTCAACAGCTTTGAGCAGCTCTGCATCAACTTCACCAatgagaagctgcagcagtttTTCAATCACCACATGTtcgtgctggagcaggaggaataCAAGAAGGAGGGCATTGAGTGGGAGTTCATTGACTTTGGCATGGACCTCCAGGCCTGCATTGACCTCATTGAGAAG CCCATGGGGATCATGTCCATCCTGGAGGAGGAGTGCATGTTTCCCAAAGCCTCAGACATGACCTTCAAGGCCAAGCTCTTTGATAATCACCTGGGCAAGTCAGCCAACTTTGGGAAGCCACGCAATGTCAAGGGGAAGCCAGAGGCCCATTTCTCTCTTGTCCACTATGCTGGCACGGTGGACTACAACATCATTGGGTGGCTGGAGAAGAATAAGGACCCTCTCAATGAGACAGTGGTGGGGCTCTACCAGAAATCAGCCCTGAAGCTCTTAGCCAACCTCTTCTCCAACTACGCTGGGGCAGATGCTG GTGGTGatggaggaaaggggaaaggagccAAGAAGAAAGGTTCCTCCTTTCAGACCGTCTCAGCACTGCATCGG GAGAACCTCAACAAGCTGATGGCCAACCTCAAGACCACTCACCCTCATTTTGTCCGCTGCATCATCCCCAATGAGCGGAAGGAGCCAG GTGTGATGGACAATCCCCTGGTAATGCATCAGCTGCGCTGCAATGGGGTGCTAGAGGGCATCCGCATCTGCCGCAAGGGCTTTCCCAATCGCATCCTCTATGGGGACTTCCGCCAGCG GTACCGCATCCTGAaccctgctgccatccctgaGGGGCAGTTCATTGACAGCCGCAAGGGTGCTGAAAAGCTCCTGGGATCCATTGATATTGACCACAACCAGTATAAATTTGGACACACCAAG GTCTTCTTCAAGGCTGGGTTGCTGGGACTTCTGGAGGAGATGCGGGACGAGCGCCTCTCCCGCATCATCACCCGCATCCAGGCTCAGGCCCGAGGACAGCTCATGCGCATTGAGTTCAAGAAGATCCTGGAGCGTCG GGACTCACTGCTGGTAATCCAGTGGAACATCAGGGCCTTCATGGGGGTGAAGAACTGGCCTTGGATGAAGCTCTACTTCAAGATCAAGCCCTTGCTGAAGAGTGCTGAGACAGAGAAGGAGATGCAG AACATGAAGGAAGAGTTTGGGCGGCTGAAGGAGGCCCTGGAGAAGTCAGAGACCCGGCGCAAAGAGTTGGAGGAGAAGATGGTGTCCATGCTGCAGGAGAAGAATGACCTTCAGCTCCAAGTGCAGGCT GAGCAGGACAACCTCAATGATGCTGAGGAGCGCTGTGACCAGCTGATCAAAAACAAGATCCAGCTGGAGGCCAAGGTGAAGGAGTTGACAGAGCGActggaggatgaggaagagatGAATGCAGAGCTGACAGCTAGGAAAAGGAAGCTGGAGGATGAGTGTTCGGAGCTGAAAAAGGATATTGATGATCTAGAGCTGACTCTGGCCAAAGTGGAGAAGGAGAAACATGCCACTGAGAACAAG GTTAAGAACCTCACAGAGGAgatggctgggctggatgaAACCATTGCAAAGCTAACAAAGGAGAAGAAGGCCCTGCAAGAATCTCACCAGCAGACGCTGGATGACCTGCAGGCAGAGGAAGACAAAGTCAACACCCTGACAAAGGCCAAACTCAAGATGGAACAGCAAGTGGATGAT CTTGAAGGATCCCTGGAACAGGAGAAGAAGGTCCGTATGGATCTGGAACGGGCCAAAAGGAAGTTAGAAGGCGACTTGAAGCTGACCCAGGAGAACATCATGGACCTGGAGAATgacaagcagcagctggaggagaagcTCAAGAA GAAAGAGTTTGAGATCAACCAGCAGAACAGCAAGGTTGAGGATGAGCAGGCtctggctctgcagctccagaagAAGCTGAAAGAGCTGCAG GCGCGAattgaggagctggaggaggagttGGAAGCGGAGCGGACAGGCAGAGCCAAGGTGGAGAAGCTGCGCTCAGACCTGTCACGAGAGCTGGAGGAGATCAGTGAGCGGCTGGAGGAGGCAGGTGGTGCCACTTCAGTGCAGATCGAGCTCAACAAGAAGAGGGAGGCAGAGTTCCAGAAGATGCGGCGGGACCTGGAAGAGGCGACGCTGCAGCACGAGGCCACGGCTGCTGCACTGCGCAAGAAGCACGCCGACAGTGTGGCCGAGCTCAGTGAGCAGATTGACAACTTACAGCGTGTCAAGCAGaagctggaaaaggagaagagCGACCTCAAGCTGGAGCTGGATGACCTCAGCTCCAACATGGAGCAACTGATAAAGGCCAAG GTGGGCATGGAGAAGATCTCTCGCACCATGGAGGACCAGGCAGCTGAACACCGGGCCAAGCTGGAGGAGACACAACGAGTCCTCAATGACACCAGCACCCAACGGGCCAAGCTCCAGACTGAGAATG GAGAGTTGTCCCGCCAGCTGGAGGAAAAGGAGGCCCTTATCTCTCAATTAACTAGGGGCAAGCAGTCATACACCCAGCAGATGGAGGACTTGAAgaggcagctggaggaggagatgaaG GCCAAGAATGCACTGGCCCATGCCCTCCAGTCAGCCCGGCATGACTGCGACCTTCTGCGGGAGCAGTATGAGGAGGAGACAGAGGCCAAGGCTGAGCTCCAGCGCTCACTCTCCAAGGCCAACTCTGAGGTGGCACAGTGGAGGACCAAGTATGAGACAGATGCCATCCAGCGCACTGAGGAACTGGAGGAAGCCAA GAAGAAGCTGGCCCAGcggctgcaggaggctgaggagGCAGTGGAGGCGGTCAATGCCAAGTGTTCTTCCCTGGAGAAGACCAAACACCGGCTGCAAAATGAGATTGAGGACCTGATGGCAGATGTGGAGCGAtcaaatgcagcagctgctgcattggACAAGAAGCAGAGAAACTTTGATAAG ATCTTGTCTGAGTGGAAACAGAAGTTTGAAGAGTCACAAATGGAGCTGGAGGCATCACAGAAGGAGGCCAGGTCCCTCAGCACTGAGCTCTTCAAGCTGAAAAATGCCTATGAGGAGTCGCTTGAGCACCTGGAGACCTTCAAAAGGGAGAACAAGAACCTCCAAG AGGAGATCTCGGACCTGACGGAGCAGCTGGGTGGCAGCCACAAGACCATCCACGAATTGGAGAAAGTCCGGAAGCAGCTGGATGCCGAGAAATTGGAGCTCCAAGctgcactggaagaggctgAG GCCTCTCTGGAGCATGAGGAGGGCAAGATCCTGAGGGCCCAACTGGAGTTCAACCAGGTCAAGGCAGACTATGAGCGCAAGCTGGCTgagaaggatgaggagatggaacAGGCCAAGCGCAACCACCTGCGGGTGGTGGACTCACTGCAGACATCTCTGGATGCTGAGACCCGGAGCCGCAATGAGGCCCTGAGGCTGAAGAAGAAGATGGAGGGTGATCTCAATGAGATGGAGATTCAGCTCAGCCATGCCAACCGTGTGGCTGCTGAAGCTCAGTCCCACCTAAAAGGAGCCCAGGCTCACCTCAAG GACACCCAACTGCAGCTGGATGATGTGGTAAGAGCCAATGAAGACTTGAAGGAGAATATTGCCATTGTGGAGAGGAGAAACAACCTCCTCCAATCTGAGCTGGAGGAGATGCAGGCAGTGGTGGAACAGACTGAGAGGGCTCGCAAGTTGGCCGAGCAGGAGCTGATTGAGGCCAGCGAGAGGGTCCAGCTTCTCCACTCACAG AACACCAGCCTCATCAACCAGAAGAAGAAGATGGAGGCTGACATCTCCCAGCTGCAGACAGAGGTGGAAGAGGCCATCCAGGAGTGCAGGAATGCTGAAGAGAAAGCCAAGAAAGCCATCACTGAT GCGGCCATGATGGCAGAGGAGCTGAAGAAGGAGCAGGATACCAGCGCCCATCTGGAGCGGATGAAGAAGAACATGGAGCAGACCATCAAGGACCTGCAGATGAGGTTGGATGAGGCTGAGCAGTTGGCCCTCAAAGGGGGCAAGAAGCAGCTGCAGAAGCTGGAGGCCCGTGTGCGGGAGCTGGAGAATGAGCTGGAGGCTGAGCAGAAACGCAATGCTGAGAGCATTAAGGGTCTCCGCAAGTCTGAGCGTCGCGTCAAGGAGCTCAGCTACCAG ACGGAGGAGGACCGTAAAAATATGGTCCGGCTCCAAGACCTCGTGGACAAGCTCCAGCTGAAGGTCAAAGCCTACAAGCGACAGGCAGAAGAGGCG GAGGAACAGGCCAACACCAACCTGGCCAAGTTCCGCAAGGCTCAGCATGAGCTGGATGAGGCAGAGGAGCGTGCTGACATCGCCGAGTCCCAGGTCAACAAGCTGCGGGCCAAGAGCCGTGACATTGGAGCCAAG GGACTCAATGAAGAGTGA